Proteins co-encoded in one Oxyura jamaicensis isolate SHBP4307 breed ruddy duck chromosome 7, BPBGC_Ojam_1.0, whole genome shotgun sequence genomic window:
- the ZNF804A gene encoding zinc finger protein 804A isoform X4, giving the protein MQDYAEKKNTIAKALEDLKANFYCELCDKQYYKHQEFDNHINSYDHAHKQRLKELKQREFARNVASKSRKDERKQEKALQRLHKLAELRKETTCAPGSGPMFKSTTVTVRDNSNDIPQNTAIDSANKQDFSCTLINDGQNCKDATSVISSTPENACSNKSDTNKFGDQVQGAQGQRVGFSFAFPKKAAVKLESSAAVFYEYNDETSTEHGFSRRSRFVPGVCNLQSPSAAEAVLCPEEKNSCFHPVVEKCTDTAEAPETQDSKELVSEESRELESPVLIPAVSHSKQLVSSDMDGCNTDGNTADVPGQTLSTVVDSTHNLPLGCSSCDLLGNGTISQTVVEDCLSLQNIVEENGKDGNSDAVTVETEIKNLETDPLVPSHSEDGSRAPQSKLDMHKRSCEPFVPVLSKHGTNILQWPSEMLIYTSTDPSISYSCNPLYFDFKLSRVSDNQEKPKHQPSIPHLPLTTESNHSSFSDFTNKPASECGNHETEVGKNVCDYTIPLVSDVPLIRNCDLAKIQNKVSLGESFRIRKLEKYHIPRNHLRQNTVIDEKYNKVRIKESHEKWLHKSRKRKRRRKLCHCHHHHPSEEATFVEMEISSVTEKEISHRDENKYPHFQNNPEKCRCDAGNIWLAMDEVQQSHQKAGLDNGHKRSMSTSDHIHGDRGSCDIWNAKTRDRHSGCRLHRKRKASSRRQLKYLSQTSRRHNCMCSKMCCSWKARRSSCSPEHKCLGPCSEEKSMSQNHSVKRGYNFLTDELEKSHRKRRQHTYSCSSDESSYRQTFLDEEYVRQTNTSGMHHKEKCKHRRRKTRINHVCIDRNTRSETSRPSKENSANSTLNVLGEFLSQDNMEETNVDPKADHAKVTDETMQLEENKSALQMDSSHLLEKDKLTDCVAPESTPGASAEVVTHSAASAAECGAPASANTLDILEDEKKNENVNGHESQARYKAPPPTRPLEQAPSKSYVCHYELAESLPREKINEVTNEWVQCNSGIFDSPPPLPFKETHINSHTFLTTEQLIAPFTLPDQTLIFPPDNHEKFKDLPSEAYQQLIQQNMLANKVKFTFPPPAIQPPSSPLQPLPLQPPLCSTSVTTIHHTVLQQHAAAAAAASTFKVLQPHQQFLSQVPAVSRAPLPHLPVGPRLCPGGHAAFVAPPHLPLVPPSVLHPTQLAFSPLPHAVFPSLLSPHPAVLPLQPLF; this is encoded by the exons AGACTCAAGGAACTGAAGCAGAGGGAGTTTGCTCGAAATGTAGCATCGAAGTCgagaaaagatgaaaggaaacaggagaaagCCCTTCAACGTTTACACAAGTTAGCTGAGCTAAGGAAAGAGACAACGTG TGCTCCTGGAAGTGGTCCCATGTTCAAATCCACTACAGTGACTGTGCGAGATAATTCCAATGATATCCCACAAAATACTGCCATAGATTCTGCCAACAAACAGGATTTCAGCTGTACATTAATAAACGATGGGCAGAACTGCAAAGATGCTACTTCAGTTATTTCCTCCACTCCTGAAAATGCATGTAGTAATAAATCGGACACTAACAAATTTGGAGATCAAGTTCAAGGAGCTCAAGGACAACGAGTTGGgttctcttttgcttttcctaagAAAGCAGCAGTCAAACTGGAGTCTTCAGCTGCCGTTTTCTATGAATATAATGATGAAACATCCACAGAACATGGATTTAGTAGAAGAAGTAGGTTTGTTCCAGGAGTTTGTAATCTTCAGTCTCcatcagcagcagaagcagtcCTGTGCCCCGAGGAGAAAAATAGCTGTTTCCACCCAGTGGTGGAAAAATGCACTGACACAGCAGAAGCTCCCGAAACACAGGATTCAAAGGAGCTGGTTAGTGAAGAAAGTAGAGAGCTAGAGAGTCCTGTATTAATTCCTGCTGTTTCCCATTCAAAGCAGCTAGTGTCTTCTGACATGGATGGCTGCAATACTGATGGAAATACAGCAGATGTACCAGGTCAAACACTGTCCACGGTTGTGGACAGTACTCATAACCtacccctgggctgcagcagttGTGATCTGCTGGGAAATGGGACTATCAGTCAGACTGTGGTGGAGGATTGTCTATCCCTTCAGAACATTGTAGAGGAAAATGGTAAAGACGGGAACAGTGATGCAGTCACagttgaaactgaaataaagaatcTGGAGACAGATCCATTAGTTCCATCACATTCTGAAGATGGTAGTAGAGCCCCCCAGAGCAAACTGGACATGCACAAGCGATCTTGTGAACCATTTGTTCCTGTTCTTAGCAAACATGGAACAAATATTCTTCAGTGGCCatcagaaatgttaatttacaCGAGTACAGATCCATCTATTTCTTACAGCTGTAATCCTTTATATTTTGACTTCAAGTTGTCAAGAGTGAGTGACAACCAAGAAAAGCCCAAGCATCAGCCAAGCATACCTCATTTGCCACTCACAACTGAATCCAACCATAGCTCATTCTCAGATTTTACAAATAAACCTGCTTCAGAGTGTGGCAATCATGAAACAGAAGTGGGTAAAAATGTGTGTGACTATACAATACCCCTTGTAAGTGATGTTCCCCTCATCAGAAATTGTGATCTtgcaaaaattcaaaataaagtgTCCTTGGGTGAGTCGTTCAGGattagaaaattagaaaagtatCACATTCCAAGAAACCACTTAAGACAAAACACTGTGATTGATGAGAAATATAACAAAGTTCGGATCAAGGAAAGTCATGAAAAATGGCTTCACAAAAGTAGAAAAcgaaaaaggagaagaaaattatgtcattgtcatcatcatcatccttCTGAGGAAGCAACATTTGTAGAAATGGAGATTTCCTCAgttactgaaaaggaaattagtcacagagatgaaaataaatatccGCACTTCCAAAATAACCCAGAGAAATGTAGATGTGATGCAGGGAATATCTGGTTAGCTATGGATGAGGTACAGCAGTCACATCAGAAAGCTGGCCTTGACAATGGTCATAAAAGAAGCATGTCTACGTCAGATCACATACATGGGGACAGAGGCTCGTGTGACATTTGGAATGCAAAAACTAGGGACCGACACAGTGGTTGTAGActgcacagaaagagaaaagcaagctCTCGGAGACAATTAAAGTATCTGTCTCAAACTTCTAGGAGGCACAACTGCATGTGCTCTAAGATGTGCTGTAGTTGGAAAGCCAGGAGATCGAGCTGTAGCCCAGAGCATAAATGTTTAGGTCCCTGCAGTGAGGAAAAGAGTATGAGTCAGAATCACTCCGTAAAGAGAGGTTACAACTTTCTGACAGATGAACTGGAAAAATCCCACAGGAAGCGGAGACAGCATACCTATTCCTGTTCTTCGGATGAAAGCTCGTACAGACAGACGTTTTTAGACGAAGAATATGTAAGGCAAACAAACACTTCAGGTATgcatcacaaagaaaaatgtaaacacaggaggaggaaaactaGAATCAATCACGTATGCATTGACAGGAATACAAGAAGTGAGACCTCTAGGCCTTCTAAAGAAAACTCTGCAAATTCTACATTAAATGTTTTGGGAGAATTCTTGAGTCAAGACAACATGGAGGAAACGAATGTGGATCCCAAAGCTGATCATGCAAAAGTTACAGATGAAACAATGCAACTGGAGGAAAACAAGTCAGCCCTACAAATGGATAGTTCACATTTGTTGGAAAAAGACAAGCTGACAGATTGCGTGGCACCAGAGAGCACTCCAGGTGCATCTGCAGAAGTTGTCACacattctgctgcttctgctgctgagtGTGGGGCCCCCGCATCTGCAAACACACTGGACATTCTggaggatgaaaagaaaaatgagaatgtAAATGGTCATGAAAGTCAAGCTCGTTATAAAGCTCCACCCCCCACTAGACCTTTGGAACAAGCTCCTTCTAAATCATATGTTTGCCATTATGAATTGGCCGAGTCTCTGCCACGTGAGAAGATAAATGAGGTGACCAATGAATGGGTACAGTGTAATTCTGGTATATTTGACAGCCCACCACCTTTGCCATTCAAAGAAACACATATAAACAGTCACACCTTTTTAACTACTGAGCAGTTAATAGCCCCCTTCACCCTGCCTGACCAGACATTGATATTCCCTCCAGATAACCACGAAAAATTTAAAGACCTCCCATCCGAGGCATATCAGCAGCTCATACAGCAAAACATGCTGGCCAACAAAGTGAAGTTTACCTTTCCTCCCCCAGCCATCCAGCCCCCCAGCTCTCCGTTGCAGCCCCTACCTTTGCAGCCACCATTGTGTTCTACCTCCGTTACCACCATCCATCAcactgtcctgcagcagcatgcggctgccgccgccgccgccagtACGTTTAAGgtcctccagccccaccagcagtTCCTCTCGCAGGTCCCGGCTGTGTCCAGAGCGCCTTTACCTCATCTGCCGGTAGGACCTAGGCTTTGTCCAGGAGGCCACGCAGCTTTTGTCGCTCCACCGCATTTGCCGCTGGTGCCTCCCTCGGTCCTGCACCCGACCCAGCTGGCGTTCTCACCGCTGCCGCACGCCGTGTTCCCCTCCCTGCTGTCCCCGCATCCGGCTGTCCTTCCACTGCAGCCCCTCTTCTAG